A section of the Agrococcus sp. SGAir0287 genome encodes:
- the leuA gene encoding 2-isopropylmalate synthase encodes MKSMQQPSGMPAHRYVPYHEQIRVDLPDRTWPDRRIERAPLWCAVDLRDGNQALVEPMTPERKRIMFQLLVEMGYKEIEVGFPSASQTDFDFVRQLIDDGLIPDDVTIQVLTQCRDHLIRRTFEAIDGAKQAIVHIYNSTSVLQRDVVFRSDREGVKQIAVDGARLCLELEGMLQHTQVRYEYSPESYTGTELDYALEVCNAIIEVLDARPERPVIINLPATVEMATPNVYADSIEWMHRNLARRESVILSLHPHNDRGTGIAAAELGYMAGADRIEGCLFGNGERTGNVDLVALGLNLLTQGIDPEIDFSDLDRIRRTAEHCNQLRVHERSPWAGDLVYTAFSGSHQDAIKKGFERMAADAAAAGQSVDEMPWAVPYLPIDPKDVGRSYEAVIRVNSQSGKGGVAYLLQTDHGLDLPRRLQIEFSNIVQARTDSEGGEVSSEAIWQIFGDEYLPNPSRQAEDQWGRFELREVASQSSLGGQTHLKVVLRDEQTLRDAEASGNGPIDALLSLLRAEGVEVSLVDYVEHTMAAGQDAQAASYVELELGGERFWGVGIDHSTSHASLRAIVSAVNRGLRGRVAAGAGAASA; translated from the coding sequence ATGAAGAGCATGCAGCAGCCGTCGGGCATGCCGGCGCATCGCTACGTCCCGTATCACGAGCAGATCCGCGTGGACCTGCCCGACCGCACATGGCCGGACCGCCGCATCGAGCGGGCGCCGCTGTGGTGCGCCGTCGACCTGCGCGACGGCAACCAGGCCCTCGTCGAGCCCATGACCCCCGAGCGCAAGCGGATCATGTTCCAGCTGCTCGTCGAGATGGGCTACAAGGAGATCGAGGTCGGCTTCCCCTCGGCGAGCCAGACCGACTTCGACTTCGTCCGCCAGCTCATCGACGACGGCCTCATCCCCGACGACGTCACGATCCAGGTGCTGACGCAGTGCCGCGACCACCTCATCCGCCGCACGTTCGAGGCGATCGACGGCGCCAAGCAGGCGATCGTCCACATCTACAACTCCACGAGCGTGCTGCAGCGCGACGTCGTCTTCCGCTCCGACCGCGAGGGCGTGAAGCAGATCGCCGTCGACGGCGCGCGGCTGTGCCTCGAGCTCGAGGGCATGCTGCAGCACACGCAGGTGCGCTACGAGTACAGCCCCGAGTCGTACACCGGCACCGAGCTCGACTACGCGCTCGAGGTCTGCAACGCGATCATCGAGGTGCTCGACGCGCGCCCCGAGCGGCCCGTCATCATCAACCTGCCCGCGACGGTCGAGATGGCGACGCCCAACGTGTACGCCGACTCGATCGAGTGGATGCACCGCAACCTCGCCCGCCGCGAGTCGGTCATCCTCTCGCTGCACCCGCACAACGACCGCGGCACGGGCATCGCCGCGGCCGAGCTCGGCTACATGGCCGGCGCGGACCGCATCGAGGGCTGCCTGTTCGGCAACGGCGAGCGCACCGGCAACGTCGACCTCGTCGCGCTGGGCCTCAACCTGCTGACGCAGGGCATCGACCCCGAGATCGACTTCTCGGACCTCGACCGCATCCGCCGCACCGCGGAGCACTGCAACCAGCTGCGCGTGCACGAGCGCTCGCCGTGGGCCGGCGACCTCGTCTACACGGCGTTCTCGGGCTCGCACCAGGATGCGATCAAGAAGGGCTTCGAGCGCATGGCCGCCGACGCCGCGGCTGCCGGGCAGAGCGTCGACGAGATGCCGTGGGCCGTGCCGTACCTGCCGATCGACCCGAAGGACGTCGGTCGCTCGTACGAGGCCGTCATCCGCGTCAACTCGCAGTCGGGCAAGGGCGGCGTCGCCTACCTGCTGCAGACCGACCACGGCCTCGACCTGCCGCGTCGGCTGCAGATCGAGTTCTCGAACATCGTGCAGGCGCGCACCGACTCGGAGGGCGGCGAGGTCTCGAGCGAGGCGATCTGGCAGATCTTCGGCGACGAGTACCTGCCGAACCCCTCGCGCCAGGCCGAGGACCAGTGGGGTCGCTTCGAGCTGCGCGAGGTCGCGTCGCAGTCGTCGCTCGGCGGGCAGACGCACCTGAAGGTCGTGCTGCGCGACGAGCAGACGCTGCGCGACGCGGAGGCGTCGGGCAACGGCCCGATCGACGCGCTGCTGTCGCTGCTGCGCGCCGAGGGCGTCGAGGTCTCGCTCGTCGACTACGTCGAGCACACGATGGCCGCCGGCCAGGACGCGCAGGCGGCCTCGTACGTCGAGCTCGAGCTCGGCGGCGAGCGCTTCTGGGGCGTCGGCATCGACCACTCCACCTCCCACGCCTCGCTGCGCGCCATCGTGTCGGCCGTGAACCGCGGCCTGCGCGGGCGCGTCGCCGCGGGCGCAGGCGCGGCATCCGCCTGA
- a CDS encoding ABC transporter permease: MSRAHLPTVAVTAVAACFAVLLTSVTEMLFTLVLASRLLAAGAAPFLAAIAVVCLTIVAMVVAAIVTRTTVQHVVEEQRALIALRRLLGASQAQERSRVLRSSLVAGVAGTLGGALVGIGLGVAVQLALAASGAVVGAQVRALPPTAIVPVVGIALAVAAIARSGTRGVLEVTPIEALGAAGAQPRRAARPVAALVLLGLAAAILATAIALGSVTPLAILVAVVGGVLLASGIVLVAPAALVPVLGAVGRLLGRSVPARAAVRSAQDARERSSGLVLSLMVGVATVVLLATAGGTLRDALVAIERDPAYVAEITRIVDGVVLALGILVGSSAVVAVLGFVTSMLTAVRQRTREIGLLRALGMTSRQVRAMVTAETVAIAIVALVGGLALGIGLGWVAAWTLLGSSWGIGPIVPSVSPWLVAGAAVAAGVVALVAAAPATSRARRIAPIEALRVA; the protein is encoded by the coding sequence ATGAGCCGCGCGCATCTGCCCACCGTCGCGGTCACGGCGGTCGCCGCGTGCTTCGCGGTGCTGCTCACGAGCGTGACCGAGATGCTCTTCACGCTCGTGCTCGCCTCGCGGCTCCTCGCCGCGGGGGCTGCGCCCTTCCTGGCCGCCATCGCCGTCGTGTGCCTCACGATCGTCGCGATGGTCGTCGCCGCGATCGTGACGCGCACGACGGTGCAGCACGTCGTCGAGGAGCAGCGCGCGCTCATCGCGCTGCGACGCCTGCTCGGCGCCTCGCAGGCGCAGGAGCGCTCGCGCGTGCTGCGCTCGTCGCTCGTCGCCGGCGTCGCCGGCACGCTCGGCGGCGCGCTCGTCGGCATCGGGCTCGGCGTGGCCGTGCAGCTCGCGCTCGCCGCCTCGGGGGCGGTCGTCGGCGCCCAGGTGCGGGCGCTGCCGCCCACCGCGATCGTGCCCGTCGTCGGCATCGCCCTCGCCGTCGCCGCCATCGCGCGATCGGGCACGCGCGGCGTGCTCGAGGTCACGCCCATCGAGGCGCTCGGCGCCGCGGGCGCCCAGCCGCGCCGCGCCGCGCGACCCGTCGCGGCGCTCGTCCTCCTCGGGCTCGCCGCGGCGATCCTCGCGACGGCGATCGCGCTCGGCTCCGTCACCCCGCTGGCGATCCTCGTCGCGGTCGTCGGCGGCGTGCTGCTCGCGAGCGGCATCGTCCTCGTCGCACCCGCGGCGCTCGTCCCGGTGCTCGGCGCGGTCGGGCGACTGCTCGGACGCTCGGTGCCCGCACGCGCCGCGGTGCGGTCGGCCCAGGACGCGCGTGAACGCTCGAGCGGCCTCGTCCTGTCGCTCATGGTCGGCGTCGCGACCGTCGTGCTGCTCGCGACCGCAGGCGGGACGCTGCGCGACGCGCTCGTCGCCATCGAGCGAGACCCCGCCTACGTCGCCGAGATCACCCGCATCGTCGACGGCGTCGTGCTCGCCCTCGGCATCCTCGTCGGGTCGTCGGCCGTCGTCGCCGTCCTCGGCTTCGTCACGAGCATGCTCACGGCCGTCCGCCAGCGCACGCGGGAGATCGGACTCCTGCGGGCGCTCGGGATGACGAGCCGTCAGGTGCGCGCGATGGTCACGGCCGAGACCGTCGCGATCGCGATCGTCGCGCTCGTCGGCGGGCTCGCGCTCGGCATCGGGCTCGGCTGGGTCGCGGCGTGGACGCTGCTCGGATCCTCGTGGGGCATCGGCCCCATCGTGCCGTCGGTCTCGCCCTGGCTCGTCGCCGGCGCCGCGGTCGCGGCGGGCGTCGTCGCGCTCGTCGCCGCCGCGCCGGCGACGTCGCGCGCGCGCCGCATCGCGCCCATCGAGGCGCTCCGCGTCGCCTGA
- a CDS encoding ABC transporter ATP-binding protein, with the protein MHSTPALRLTDVTRRYGSGDAAVVALDRASLSIDPGEFVAIMGPSGSGKSTLMHLAAGLDAPTSGSVCIGDAELVGLDDAALTRLRRDRVGFVFQAFNLVPTLSARDNIRLPFDLAGRRADDALIDLLVSWLGLESRIDHRPGELSGGQQQRVAIARALATRPAIVFADEPTGNLDSRTAEDVLEILQRAAREHGQAICMVTHDAVAAEAADRVVLLADGRIRGDERGLDRARIAERMLRLQERAA; encoded by the coding sequence ATGCACTCCACCCCAGCTCTCCGCCTCACCGACGTCACCCGCCGCTACGGCTCCGGCGACGCGGCCGTCGTCGCGCTCGATCGCGCGTCCCTCTCGATCGACCCCGGCGAGTTCGTCGCCATCATGGGGCCGTCCGGCTCGGGCAAGTCGACGCTCATGCACCTCGCGGCGGGGCTCGACGCCCCCACGTCCGGCTCGGTGTGCATCGGCGACGCCGAGCTCGTGGGCCTCGACGACGCCGCGCTGACGCGCCTGCGTCGCGATCGGGTCGGCTTCGTCTTCCAGGCCTTCAACCTCGTGCCGACCCTCTCGGCCCGCGACAACATCCGCCTGCCGTTCGACCTCGCCGGCCGTCGCGCCGACGACGCGCTCATCGACCTGCTCGTGTCGTGGCTCGGGCTCGAGAGCCGCATCGACCACCGACCCGGCGAGCTCTCCGGCGGCCAGCAGCAGCGCGTCGCGATCGCCCGCGCGCTCGCGACGCGCCCCGCGATCGTCTTCGCCGACGAGCCGACCGGCAACCTCGACTCCCGCACCGCGGAGGACGTGCTCGAGATCCTGCAGCGGGCGGCGCGCGAGCACGGGCAGGCGATCTGCATGGTGACGCACGACGCCGTCGCGGCCGAGGCGGCCGACCGCGTCGTGCTGCTCGCCGACGGCCGCATCCGCGGCGACGAGCGCGGCCTCGACCGCGCCCGGATCGCCGAGCGGATGCTGCGGCTGCAGGAGCGTGCGGCATGA
- a CDS encoding response regulator, whose product MIRVLLVDDQALFRSGMRMLVDSQRDLEVVGEAGDGREAVRETLRLRPDIVLMDVRMPVLDGIDATAEIVAAGSEARVVVLTTFDLDEAVARALRAGASGFLLKDADPELVLATIRAVQGGGEVVAASATRQLLARHAEAPAAPPAALATLTPREHEILLQVARGLSNAEIARSEFVSETTVKTHVSRMLQKLELRDRVQAVVFAHAHGLV is encoded by the coding sequence ATGATCCGCGTGCTGCTCGTCGACGACCAGGCGCTGTTTCGCAGCGGCATGCGCATGCTCGTCGACTCCCAGCGCGACCTCGAGGTCGTGGGGGAGGCGGGCGACGGCCGGGAGGCGGTGCGCGAGACGCTGCGGCTGCGGCCGGACATCGTCCTCATGGACGTGCGCATGCCCGTGCTCGACGGCATCGACGCCACCGCCGAGATCGTCGCCGCCGGCTCCGAGGCGCGCGTCGTCGTGCTCACGACGTTCGACCTCGACGAGGCCGTCGCACGTGCGCTGCGCGCCGGCGCGAGCGGCTTCCTGCTGAAGGACGCCGACCCCGAGCTCGTGCTCGCGACCATCCGCGCCGTGCAGGGCGGCGGCGAGGTCGTCGCGGCGTCGGCGACGCGGCAGCTGCTCGCGCGTCACGCCGAGGCGCCCGCGGCGCCGCCCGCGGCGCTCGCGACCCTCACGCCCCGCGAGCACGAGATCCTGCTGCAGGTCGCGCGCGGACTGTCGAACGCCGAGATCGCACGCAGCGAGTTCGTCTCGGAGACGACCGTGAAGACGCACGTCTCCCGCATGCTGCAGAAGCTCGAGCTGCGCGACCGCGTGCAGGCCGTCGTCTTCGCGCACGCGCACGGCCTCGTCTAG
- a CDS encoding sensor histidine kinase, producing the protein MIRSVSRAQLTFDVVLALVLGILLGGPSVLVSVSSPELPWVVLVGLAFGALVALRRVAPMLTLLAGLAMGVAFVAADLTALSPLWFQVLVLLYTVGRWCDGLQRGLGAIVAVLGASLVGLWFVRFGYGVGASGSPLEILLPFGLGTFGFALLFGLALVSGILVAEIVRSQSLARETRVERERAEVEQERAGIARDMHDVVAHSLAVVIAQANGARYAGAVEAKDESLQQIAQTASAALGDVRGLLERLRHAQAADPAASLATLPALVQRVRAAGLAVEVREQGAPGPLPQSVEIAAYRIVQEALTNALRHGDRTHPVLVTIVHGQHLELAVRNALRQAPGDPGHGLVGMRERARIAGGHVDVGISGGAWIVRAVLPRQEASA; encoded by the coding sequence GTGATCCGCTCCGTCTCCCGCGCGCAGCTGACGTTCGACGTCGTGCTGGCGCTCGTGCTGGGGATCCTGCTGGGCGGCCCCTCCGTGCTCGTCAGCGTGTCGAGCCCGGAGCTGCCGTGGGTCGTGCTCGTGGGGCTCGCGTTCGGCGCCCTCGTCGCCCTGCGCCGCGTGGCGCCGATGCTCACGCTGCTCGCAGGGCTCGCGATGGGCGTCGCGTTCGTCGCCGCCGACCTCACGGCGCTGTCGCCGCTGTGGTTCCAGGTGCTCGTGCTGCTCTACACCGTCGGGCGCTGGTGCGACGGGCTGCAGCGCGGGCTCGGCGCCATCGTCGCCGTGCTCGGCGCGAGCCTCGTCGGGCTCTGGTTCGTGCGCTTCGGCTACGGCGTGGGCGCGTCGGGCTCGCCGCTCGAGATCCTGCTGCCCTTCGGCCTCGGCACGTTCGGCTTCGCGCTGCTGTTCGGGCTCGCGCTCGTCTCGGGCATCCTCGTCGCGGAGATCGTCCGCAGCCAGTCGCTCGCTCGCGAGACGCGCGTCGAGCGGGAGCGCGCCGAGGTGGAGCAGGAGCGCGCCGGCATCGCGCGCGACATGCACGACGTCGTCGCGCACTCGCTCGCCGTGGTCATCGCGCAGGCGAACGGCGCGCGCTACGCGGGTGCGGTGGAGGCGAAGGACGAGAGCCTGCAGCAGATCGCGCAGACCGCGTCGGCGGCCCTCGGCGACGTGCGCGGGCTGCTCGAGCGCCTGCGCCACGCGCAGGCCGCCGACCCCGCCGCGTCGCTCGCGACGCTGCCGGCGCTCGTGCAGCGCGTGCGCGCCGCGGGGCTCGCCGTCGAGGTGCGCGAGCAGGGCGCCCCGGGGCCGCTGCCGCAGAGCGTCGAGATCGCCGCCTACCGCATCGTGCAGGAGGCGCTCACGAACGCGCTGCGCCACGGCGACCGCACGCATCCCGTGCTCGTGACCATCGTGCACGGCCAGCACCTCGAGCTCGCGGTGCGCAACGCGCTGCGGCAGGCGCCCGGCGACCCCGGCCACGGGCTCGTGGGCATGCGCGAGCGTGCGAGGATCGCCGGAGGGCACGTCGACGTCGGGATCTCCGGCGGCGCCTGGATCGTCCGGGCCGTGCTGCCGCGTCAGGAGGCCTCCGCATGA